The Pseudomonas sp. PDM14 genomic interval TCCAGGCCGCCGAGCATGTTCAGCAATGTGGTCTTGCCCGAACCCGAGCTGCCGACGATGGCAACGCGCTCGCCGGGCTGCAGATTCAGTTCGACACCGCTCAGCACCTGTACCGATTGCGGCCCCTCTTCGTAGCTCTTGCCCAGATTGCGGCATAGCAGAACGGCATTTTCGGGCATGGCATCACTCATAACGAAGCGCCTCTGCAGGCTGGGTACGCGAGGCGCGCCAGGCCGGATACAGGGTGGCGAAGAAGCTCATGATCAGCGCCGCGCTGCAGATCAGCACGACGTCTTCGACACGCAGTTCGGACGGCAGGTAATTGATGAAGTAGACGTCGGAGCTGAGGAACTGATGGCCGACCAGCTTCTCCAGCCAGGCCACCCAGGTGGTCACATTGAGTGCGGCGATGACACCGAGCACGCCACCGATCAGCGTGCCGATCACACCGATCACCGTACCCTGGACCATGAACACCGCCATGATCTGTCGCGGCGTGGCGCCGAGGGTACGCAGGATGGCGATATCGCCCTGCTTGTCGGTCACCACCATCACCAGCGTGGAAATGATGTTGAACGCGGCTACCGCAACGATCAGCAGCAGCAACAGGCCGATCATGGTTTTCTCCATCTGGATCGCCTGGAACAGGTTGCCGTGGGTGCGTGTCCAGTCGCGCGGTTGCAGGTCTTTCTCCCGAAGGCTGCGGGCGATTTCCCAGGCAATGCGTGGGGCATCGAACAGATCCTTGAGCTTCAGGCGCACGCCTTCGACCTGGTTCAGTTCCCAACGCGACAGGCGCGCGCCGTCTTCGATGTTGATCAGCGCCAGCGAGCCATCCAGCTCGGCACCGACCTTGAAGATGCCGACCACGGTGAAACGCTTCAGCCGCGGAAATACACCGGCAGGGGTCACGGCGGCTTCGGGCAGTACCAGGGTCAGCTTGTCGCCGATCTTGATGCCGAAACGACGCGAGGTGATTTCGCCGATGACGATGCCAAAGTCACCGCTTTTCAGGTCGTCGAGGCTGCCCTGGACCATGTGCTGGGTGATGATCGAGACGTCTTTTTCCGCCTCCGGCAGCACCGCGTTGACCAGCACCGGCTGCACCGTGCCGCGGTGGGTGAGCATGCCCTGCAACTGGGTGAACGGCGCGACGGCCACCACCTCCTTATGGGTCATGACCTCGGCGGCGACCTTTTTCCAGTCGTCGATCGGCTCGTAGGAGCTGATGGTGGCATGCGGCACCATGCCGAGAATGCGTGTGCGCAGTTCGCGGTCGAAACCGTTCATGACCGACAGCACGAGGATCATCACCAGCACGCCGAGGGCGAGGCCGATCATGGAAGTCAGGGAGATGAAGGAGATGAAGTGATTGCGACGCTTGGCGCGCGTGTAGCGCACGCCGATGAAAAACGGCAAGGGTCTGAACATGTGAGAGAGGTTCGCTGGCGAAAGGGGGAACGTCCTTGTGGCGGGGCTAGGCGAGCAGCTTTACACTCAGACCACCACTGCTGCCATGGGTTCGCCATGTCGTATCAAGACGCTGATGATCGCCGCGAATACTACCGTATCGAGGATTTGATCGCACTGGATTTCAGCCTGCTGTCCGGGCCCGAAGCGCTGGCCAGTGATGCACTGCACGACAGCTCACCGCTGTTCAATCTGCTCAGCGACCTGCATCTGATGGACTTCGAGTCGCAGCACCTGCTGCGTCACATCAGCGAGCGCGACCGCACCCTGGCCAATTACCTAAAGGTGATGAACAAGCGCATCGACCTGCTTGGCCAGGCCCTGGCGCAGAACCTCGTGCGCGACATCGGCGCACCGCGCCAGGTCTCGCTGTCCGAAGGCGGCATCAGTTTCAATCACCCGCAGCCCGTCGCGCAGGACAGTCATCTGGCGTTGAAAATGGTGCTGATGCCCCAGGCCCTCGGCCTGCTGCTGCGGGCCAAGGTCGTGCATTGCCAGGCGCAGGCCGATGGCCAGTTTGAAATCGGCACCGAGTTCGAAGCCATGACCGATGCCCAGCGCCAACTGCTCGCCCGGCACATCCTGCAGAAGCAGGCGCAGCAGCGGCGCATGGCCCGCGAACAGCAACGATGAGGTCGCCCATGAACCGCCTGATAACCCTGCTGCTGATCTGCCTGCCCGCGCCGTTGCTCGCCGAAACCATCGAGATTCCTGTCGGCCAGCAAGGCCAGCCGAGCATCAGCCTGCCGCACCGCGGCGAATCGAAAAGCGCGGTGCTGCAACGCTACGGCCTGGCCGACGAAGAACACCCGGCAGTGGGCAGCCCGCCGATCACGCGCTGGGACTATCGCGAATTCAGCGTGTATTTCGAGTACGACCATGTGGTCAACAGCGTGATTCACCACCAGCCCCGCTACCTCAAGGAGCAACAGTGACCCTTATCTACGGCCACCGCGGAGCCAAGGGCGAAGCCCCGGAAAACACCCTAGCCAGCTTCCAGCGCTGCCTCGAGCATGGCGTGCGCCGCTGCGAACTGGACCTGCACCTGTCAAGCGATGGCGAGCTGATGGTCATCCACGACCCGACCCTCAAGCGCACCACCGGCCGCCGCGGCAAGGTGGTCGAACACCCGGCCGCCGACCTCACCGGCTATGACGCCCGTCAAGGTGGTCCCGGCTGGAAGGTGGCGACACCGATTCCGACCCTTGCCGAACTCTTCGAGCAGTGCGATTTCGAGCACTGGCAACTGGAAGTGAAAAGCGCCTCTCGGGTGCGCGCCGCACGCACCGTGCAGGCCATTCAGGCGCTCGCCGAGCGCTTCGCGATCAAGGATCGCATCACCGTCACCAGCAGCTCGCGGGAAGTACTCAACGCCCTGCGCCTGCATGCACCGGAACTGGCCCGGGGCCTGGTCGCCGAATACGCCTGGCTCGATCCACTGAAGGTCGCCGCGCACTACGGCTGCACGATGCTGGCCCTGAACTGGACGCTGTGCACCCCCGAGCGCCTGCTCAAGGCGCAGAAGGCCGGCCTGCATGTCTCGGTATGGACGGTCAACGAAGCCGCGCTGATGCGCCGCCTCGCCGATTTCGGCGTGGACAGCATCATCACCGACTTTCCTGGCCTGGCTGTCACCACGCTCAAACGGTAAGTCCCGCCCGGGGAGAGGGGATAAAAAAACCGGCCCATGGGCCGGTTTTTCGTTGGCTGCCTGCTCAGAAGCTTTCCCGATTCGGCCAGCGCCAGTCGCGGGAGTCGCTGAAAGGATCTACCCCGACCGGCTCAGGCCACCGGTCGGAGCCGGTCAAAAAAGCCGGTTGAGGCCGTCGAACGCCGCCACTCGGTAGGCTTCGGCCATGGTCGGGTAGTTGAACGTGGTGTTGACGAAGTACTTGATGCTGTTCGCCTCGCCGGTCTGGTTCATGATTGCCTGGCCAATGTGGACGATCTCCGAGGCCTGGTAGCCGAAGCAGTGCACGCCGAGGATTTCCAGGGTCTCGCGGTGGAAGAGGATCTTCAGCATGCCCACCGGCTCGAAGGAAATCTGCGCCCGCGCCATGCTCTTGAAGAAGGCCTTGCCCACTTCGTAGGGAATCTTGGCCTGGGTCAGCTCGCGCTCGTTCTTGCCGATCGAACTGATCTCCGGAATGGTGTAGATGCCGGTCGGCACATCATCGACGAAGCGCCAGCTGTTGTTCTCCACCGCGCTGCCGGCAGCCGAGCGGCCCTGGTCGTAGGCGGCGCTGGCCAGGCTCGGCCAGCCGATCACGTCTCCGGCAGCGTAGATGTTCGACTGGCTGGTGCGGTAGTGCTGATCGACATCGATCTGCCCACGACTATTGACCTTGATGCCGATGTTTTCCAGGCCCAGCTTGTCGGTGTTGCCGGTACGACCGTTGCACCAGAGCAAGGCGTCGGCCTTGATCTTCTTGCCGGACTTGAGGTGCAGGATCACGCCATTGTCCAGCCCCTCGATGCGCTCGTACTCCTCGTTGTGACGAATCAGCACGTTGTTGTTACGCAAGTGATAGCCGAGGGCGTCGGAAATTTCGGTATCGAGGAAGCTGAGCAACTGGTCGCGGTTGTCGATCAGGTCGACCAGCACCCCGAGGCCGCTGAAAATCGAGGCGTACTCGGAGCCGATCACCCCGGCGCCGTAGATGATCAGGCGGCGCGGCGTGTGGGTCAGGCTGAGGATGGTGTCACTGTCGTAGACGCGCGGGTGGCTGAAATCGACATCGGCCGGGCGATAGGGCCGCGAGCCGGTGGCAATGACGATCTGCTTGGCGACCAATTTCTCCACCACGCCGCTGCTGCACACCACCTCCACGGTCTGCTCGTCGGCAAAACTGGCAGTGCCGAAGAACACGTCGATGCGGTTGCGGGCGTAGTAGCTGGTGCGCGAGGCAACCTGCTTGTCGATCACCCGGCCGGCGCTTTTCAGCACGTCGGGAAAGGAGAACCAACGCGGCTCACCGATCTGGCGGAACAGCGGGTTGGTGTTGTACTGCATGATCTGCCGCACCGAGTGGCGCAGGGCCTTGGAAGGGATGGTGCCGAGGTGGGTGCAGTTGCCGCCGACCAGGGGCCGGTTGTCGACCACCGCCACCTTGCGCCCGGCCTTGGCCGCGTTCATCGCCGCACCTTCGCCCGCCGGGCCGGAACCCAACACCACCACATCGTAGTTGTAGACCGCCATGCTTACTCCTTAGAACCTGTCGGAACGCCAGTGCGGCGTTCCCGACGGGACGATGGCGCACGCGCCACCGTCGAACCCTGGTACCCAGCTTAGCCGGACCATTTTGCGCAGCACATTAGCGCTTGGTCGCGTCGTAGGCGAGCGTTGCGTGCACTACATCTTCGCAATCGGCGCATTTGTGCCGGGTCGCGCGTCAGTCGGCGGCAGCGCTCGCCAGACGCGTGAAGGCGCTGGTCTCACGACTGACAAAACCCTGCTCGGCGCGGCGAATGAACAACGCAGCAACACCAGCCTGTTCGGCATAGGCAAAGCCGCGCTCCGGCCCCAGCACCATGAGCAGCGTAGACAAGCCATCGGCATGCAGGGCGGAAGGATCGATCACCGTGACCGAGGCCAGGTCATGCGCGACGGGTGCGCCGCGCTGCGGATCGAGGGTATGGGAGTAGCGCCGACCGTCACGCTCGAAGTAGTTGCGGTAGTCGCCGGAGGTGGACATGCCCAGGCCGTCGAGAGCAATGATCTGCTGCACCACCTGCTGACCGTCCCGCGGCGCCTCGATGGCCACGCGCCAGGCCGAGCCATCGGGCTTTCGCCCGGCGGCCTTCACCTCGCCTGTGACATCGAGCAGGTAGCTGCGCACACCCAATTCACCGAGGCGTGTGGCGATCCGATCCACCGTGTAGCCGGCGACGATGCTGGCCAGATCGAGCTGCACGGCAGCGTCCTTGCACAACTGCCGCTCGACGATGCGCAGATAACGGTAGCCGACCCGCCCGCGCGCGCCAGCCAGCTGCTCGGCACTGGGCACCTGCCGGTCACGCGACTGTGCGCCGAACCCCCAGAGGTCAAGCAGCGGCGCCAGGGTCAGGTCGAATGCGCCAGCACTGGCGCTCGACAGCGTTTCACCGTAGCGCACCAGCGCCAGCACGGGATCGGGCATATCCAGACAGCTACCGGCCGGTAGCTGATTGAAGGCAGAGACCGCGGAGTCTGCACGCCAGGTCGACATCTGTTCATCGACCTCGTCCAGCAGTCGCTGCACCTCGGCCTGGACCTGTACGGGCTCGACCCCGCCGGCGGCGGCCACGTACTTCAGCGAATAATGGCTGCCCATGGTCGGGCCACTCAGGCTTTCGACAGGCTCGCCGCAGCCTGTCACCAGGAGCGCCAGCAAGA includes:
- a CDS encoding lipoprotein-releasing ABC transporter permease subunit, which translates into the protein MFRPLPFFIGVRYTRAKRRNHFISFISLTSMIGLALGVLVMILVLSVMNGFDRELRTRILGMVPHATISSYEPIDDWKKVAAEVMTHKEVVAVAPFTQLQGMLTHRGTVQPVLVNAVLPEAEKDVSIITQHMVQGSLDDLKSGDFGIVIGEITSRRFGIKIGDKLTLVLPEAAVTPAGVFPRLKRFTVVGIFKVGAELDGSLALINIEDGARLSRWELNQVEGVRLKLKDLFDAPRIAWEIARSLREKDLQPRDWTRTHGNLFQAIQMEKTMIGLLLLLIVAVAAFNIISTLVMVVTDKQGDIAILRTLGATPRQIMAVFMVQGTVIGVIGTLIGGVLGVIAALNVTTWVAWLEKLVGHQFLSSDVYFINYLPSELRVEDVVLICSAALIMSFFATLYPAWRASRTQPAEALRYE
- a CDS encoding PilZ domain-containing protein; protein product: MSYQDADDRREYYRIEDLIALDFSLLSGPEALASDALHDSSPLFNLLSDLHLMDFESQHLLRHISERDRTLANYLKVMNKRIDLLGQALAQNLVRDIGAPRQVSLSEGGISFNHPQPVAQDSHLALKMVLMPQALGLLLRAKVVHCQAQADGQFEIGTEFEAMTDAQRQLLARHILQKQAQQRRMAREQQR
- a CDS encoding phosphodiesterase, whose amino-acid sequence is MNRLITLLLICLPAPLLAETIEIPVGQQGQPSISLPHRGESKSAVLQRYGLADEEHPAVGSPPITRWDYREFSVYFEYDHVVNSVIHHQPRYLKEQQ
- a CDS encoding glycerophosphodiester phosphodiesterase, translated to MTLIYGHRGAKGEAPENTLASFQRCLEHGVRRCELDLHLSSDGELMVIHDPTLKRTTGRRGKVVEHPAADLTGYDARQGGPGWKVATPIPTLAELFEQCDFEHWQLEVKSASRVRAARTVQAIQALAERFAIKDRITVTSSSREVLNALRLHAPELARGLVAEYAWLDPLKVAAHYGCTMLALNWTLCTPERLLKAQKAGLHVSVWTVNEAALMRRLADFGVDSIITDFPGLAVTTLKR
- the sthA gene encoding Si-specific NAD(P)(+) transhydrogenase, which encodes MAVYNYDVVVLGSGPAGEGAAMNAAKAGRKVAVVDNRPLVGGNCTHLGTIPSKALRHSVRQIMQYNTNPLFRQIGEPRWFSFPDVLKSAGRVIDKQVASRTSYYARNRIDVFFGTASFADEQTVEVVCSSGVVEKLVAKQIVIATGSRPYRPADVDFSHPRVYDSDTILSLTHTPRRLIIYGAGVIGSEYASIFSGLGVLVDLIDNRDQLLSFLDTEISDALGYHLRNNNVLIRHNEEYERIEGLDNGVILHLKSGKKIKADALLWCNGRTGNTDKLGLENIGIKVNSRGQIDVDQHYRTSQSNIYAAGDVIGWPSLASAAYDQGRSAAGSAVENNSWRFVDDVPTGIYTIPEISSIGKNERELTQAKIPYEVGKAFFKSMARAQISFEPVGMLKILFHRETLEILGVHCFGYQASEIVHIGQAIMNQTGEANSIKYFVNTTFNYPTMAEAYRVAAFDGLNRLF
- a CDS encoding FAD:protein FMN transferase, whose translation is MGSHYSLKYVAAAGGVEPVQVQAEVQRLLDEVDEQMSTWRADSAVSAFNQLPAGSCLDMPDPVLALVRYGETLSSASAGAFDLTLAPLLDLWGFGAQSRDRQVPSAEQLAGARGRVGYRYLRIVERQLCKDAAVQLDLASIVAGYTVDRIATRLGELGVRSYLLDVTGEVKAAGRKPDGSAWRVAIEAPRDGQQVVQQIIALDGLGMSTSGDYRNYFERDGRRYSHTLDPQRGAPVAHDLASVTVIDPSALHADGLSTLLMVLGPERGFAYAEQAGVAALFIRRAEQGFVSRETSAFTRLASAAAD